One genomic window of uncultured delta proteobacterium includes the following:
- a CDS encoding Peptidase M10 serralysin (fragment), with product MTTSMSDATRALLYITNGYPNARWNYLSPPGEPVLITYSFPTAKPSYYGTAYSSFSPFSAEQQAMARAALAEISEFANITFQEVTSGNGQITFANANLGSNAGEAYGPSTSATGGDVWINPTSGSYKTLMHEIGHALGLAHPHDGKYRLPSSVNDLWHTVMTYNNSTYLVYDSITGSPSTGWSWKASHIKPSTFMPLDIEALQYLYGANYSTRSGDDTYQWENSPVIIETIWDGGGNDTIDCSNQTRACVINLEPGSYSSIGILQTTQDLLDKFNIPEWFAPYIAKNVYRGYDNIAIANGVIIENAIGGSGNDTITGNSADNHLQGGAGDDYLNGGAGDDLLEGGDGNDTLIGGMGNDTLRGGNGNDTLNGGSGNDILDGGDGNDTLNGGSGADTMRGGAGDDIYYVDDAGDVVEELANEGTDTVIASIDYTLGANLENLTLTGTAKKGTGNDLANILIGNAGDNILDGGAGADIMRGGAGNDIYYVDSEDVVEELANEGIDTIITAIEDYTLGANLENLTLTGTAKKGTGNDLANILIGNAEDNILNGGAGDDILEGGDGNDTLIGGMGNDTLRGGNGNDTLNGGSGNDILDGGDGNDILNGGSGADTMRGGAGDDIYYVDNAGDVVEELANEGTDTVIASIDYTLGANLENLTLTGTAQKGTGNDLANILIGNAEDNILNGGAGDDLLEGGDGNDTLIGGMGNDTLRGGNGNDTLNGGSGNDILDGGDGNDTLNGGSGADTMRGGAGDDIYYVDDAGDVVEELANEGTDTVIASIDYTLGANLENLTLTGTAKKGTGNDLANILIGNAGDNILDGGAGADIMRGGAGNDIYYVDSEDVVEELANEGIDTIITAIEDYTLGANLENLTLTGTAKKGTGNDLANILIGNAEDNILNGGAGDDILEGGDGNDTLIGGMGNDTLRGGNGNDTLNGGSGNDILDGGDGNDILNGGSGADTMRGGAGDDIYYVDNAGDVVEELANEGTDTVIASIDYTLGANLENLTLTGTAQKGTGNDLANILIGNAEDNILNGGAGDDLLEGGDGNDTLIGGMGNDTLRGGNGNDTLNGGSGNDILDGGDGNDTLNGGSGADTMRGGAGDDIYYVDDAGDVVEELANEGTDTVIASIDYTLGANLENLTLTGTAKKGTGNDLANILIGNAGDNILDGGAGADIMRGGAGNDIYYVDSEDVVEELANEGIDTIITAIEDYTLGANLENLTLTGTAKKGTGNDLANILIGNAEDNILNGGAGDDILEGGDGNDTLIGGMGNDTLRGGNGNDTLNGGSGNDILYGGSGADIMAGGLGDDIFVFTHALDSLLDARDSILDFTVGSDLLDFSQFDANPETTDMDHFTFIEQEMFDTGVSGQLRFEYDSSRDVGILYGSISTGGNADFAIELNGISILNSGCFIV from the coding sequence ATGACAACTTCGATGTCGGACGCCACAAGAGCGCTTTTGTATATCACTAACGGATATCCGAACGCGCGCTGGAATTACCTTTCCCCACCTGGGGAACCCGTGTTGATTACCTACAGTTTTCCCACTGCAAAACCCAGCTACTACGGCACCGCGTATTCCTCATTCTCGCCATTTTCCGCGGAACAACAAGCGATGGCAAGAGCGGCTCTCGCCGAGATCTCGGAATTTGCCAATATCACGTTCCAGGAGGTCACAAGCGGAAACGGGCAGATAACCTTCGCCAATGCAAACCTTGGCTCAAATGCAGGGGAGGCTTACGGCCCAAGCACGTCCGCCACAGGCGGTGATGTCTGGATTAACCCGACATCTGGATCCTATAAGACATTGATGCACGAAATTGGGCATGCCCTGGGTTTAGCGCATCCCCATGATGGAAAGTACAGGCTCCCTTCTAGTGTGAACGATCTGTGGCACACGGTTATGACATACAATAACAGCACGTACCTGGTCTATGACTCCATAACCGGCTCACCCTCTACGGGTTGGTCGTGGAAAGCTTCGCATATTAAGCCTAGTACGTTCATGCCTCTCGATATTGAAGCCTTGCAATACTTGTACGGAGCGAACTATTCCACGCGTAGCGGTGACGATACATACCAATGGGAAAATAGCCCTGTTATAATCGAAACCATCTGGGATGGAGGTGGAAATGATACAATAGACTGTTCAAACCAGACCCGCGCATGTGTGATCAACCTTGAGCCTGGATCCTACAGTTCCATTGGCATACTGCAAACCACACAAGATCTTCTTGATAAATTCAATATACCAGAGTGGTTTGCCCCGTATATAGCCAAAAACGTTTACAGAGGCTACGACAATATCGCGATCGCCAATGGCGTGATTATTGAAAATGCCATTGGCGGCTCGGGTAATGACACCATTACCGGGAATAGCGCCGACAACCACCTCCAAGGCGGCGCGGGAGATGACTACCTCAACGGCGGCGCGGGCGACGACCTCCTTGAAGGCGGCGACGGCAACGACACCCTCATCGGCGGGATGGGCAACGATACCCTGCGCGGCGGTAACGGCAACGACACCCTGAACGGCGGAAGCGGGAACGATATCCTCGACGGCGGCGACGGCAACGACACCCTGAACGGCGGGAGCGGAGCCGACACCATGCGCGGCGGCGCGGGCGACGATATCTATTATGTGGATGATGCCGGCGATGTGGTGGAAGAATTAGCCAACGAAGGAACAGACACCGTTATTGCAAGCATAGACTACACCCTCGGGGCCAACCTGGAAAACCTCACGCTGACGGGAACCGCCAAAAAAGGCACGGGCAACGACCTGGCGAACATCCTCATCGGCAACGCGGGCGACAACATCCTCGACGGCGGGGCCGGAGCCGACATCATGCGCGGCGGCGCGGGCAACGACATCTATTATGTGGACAGCGAAGATGTGGTGGAAGAACTCGCCAACGAAGGGATAGACACCATCATAACGGCAATAGAGGATTATACCCTCGGAGCCAACCTGGAAAACCTCACGCTGACGGGAACCGCCAAAAAGGGCACTGGCAACGATCTGGCGAACATCCTCATCGGCAACGCGGAGGACAACATCCTTAACGGCGGCGCGGGCGACGACATCCTTGAAGGCGGTGACGGCAACGACACCCTCATCGGCGGGATGGGCAACGATACGCTACGCGGCGGCAACGGCAACGACACCCTGAACGGCGGGAGCGGGAACGATATCCTCGACGGCGGCGACGGCAACGACATCCTGAACGGCGGGAGCGGAGCCGACACCATGCGCGGCGGCGCGGGCGACGATATCTATTATGTGGATAATGCCGGCGATGTGGTGGAAGAACTCGCCAACGAAGGAACAGACACCGTTATTGCAAGCATAGACTACACCCTCGGAGCCAACCTGGAAAACCTCACGCTGACGGGAACCGCCCAAAAAGGCACGGGCAACGACCTGGCGAACATCCTCATCGGCAACGCGGAGGACAACATCCTTAACGGCGGCGCGGGCGACGACCTCCTTGAAGGCGGCGACGGCAACGACACCCTCATCGGCGGGATGGGCAACGATACCCTGCGCGGCGGTAACGGCAACGACACCCTGAACGGCGGAAGCGGGAACGATATCCTCGACGGCGGCGACGGCAACGACACCCTGAACGGCGGGAGCGGAGCCGACACCATGCGCGGCGGCGCGGGCGACGATATCTATTATGTGGATGATGCCGGCGATGTGGTGGAAGAATTAGCCAACGAAGGAACAGACACCGTTATTGCAAGCATAGACTACACCCTCGGGGCCAACCTGGAAAACCTCACGCTGACGGGAACCGCCAAAAAAGGCACGGGCAACGACCTGGCGAACATCCTCATCGGCAACGCGGGCGACAACATCCTCGACGGCGGGGCCGGAGCCGACATCATGCGCGGCGGCGCGGGCAACGACATCTATTATGTGGACAGCGAAGATGTGGTGGAAGAACTCGCCAACGAAGGGATAGACACCATCATAACGGCAATAGAGGATTATACCCTCGGAGCCAACCTGGAAAACCTCACGCTGACGGGAACCGCCAAAAAGGGCACTGGCAACGATCTGGCGAACATCCTCATCGGCAACGCGGAGGACAACATCCTTAACGGCGGCGCGGGCGACGACATCCTTGAAGGCGGTGACGGCAACGACACCCTCATCGGCGGGATGGGCAACGATACGCTACGCGGCGGCAACGGCAACGACACCCTGAACGGCGGGAGCGGGAACGATATCCTCGACGGCGGCGACGGCAACGACATCCTGAACGGCGGGAGCGGAGCCGACACCATGCGCGGCGGCGCGGGCGACGATATCTATTATGTGGATAATGCCGGCGATGTGGTGGAAGAACTCGCCAACGAAGGAACAGACACCGTTATTGCAAGCATAGACTACACCCTCGGAGCCAACCTGGAAAACCTCACGCTGACGGGAACCGCCCAAAAAGGCACGGGCAACGACCTGGCGAACATCCTCATCGGCAACGCGGAGGACAACATCCTTAACGGCGGCGCGGGCGACGACCTCCTTGAAGGCGGCGACGGCAACGACACCCTCATCGGCGGGATGGGCAACGATACCCTGCGCGGCGGTAACGGCAACGACACCCTGAACGGCGGAAGCGGGAACGATATCCTCGACGGCGGCGACGGCAACGACACCCTGAACGGCGGGAGCGGAGCCGACACCATGCGCGGCGGCGCGGGCGACGATATCTATTATGTGGATGATGCCGGCGATGTGGTGGAAGAATTAGCCAACGAAGGAACAGACACCGTTATTGCAAGCATAGACTACACCCTCGGGGCCAACCTGGAAAACCTCACGCTGACGGGAACCGCCAAAAAAGGCACGGGCAACGACCTGGCGAACATCCTCATCGGCAACGCGGGCGACAACATCCTCGACGGCGGGGCCGGAGCCGACATCATGCGCGGCGGCGCGGGCAACGACATCTATTATGTGGACAGCGAAGATGTGGTGGAAGAACTCGCCAACGAAGGGATAGACACCATCATAACGGCAATAGAGGATTATACCCTCGGAGCCAACCTGGAAAACCTCACGCTGACGGGAACCGCCAAAAAGGGCACTGGCAACGATCTGGCGAACATCCTCATCGGCAACGCGGAGGACAACATCCTTAACGGCGGCGCGGGCGACGACATCCTTGAAGGCGGTGACGGCAACGACACCCTCATCGGCGGGATGGGCAACGATACGCTACGCGGCGGCAACGGCAACGACACCCTGAACGGCGGGAGCGGGAACGACATCCTCTACGGTGGAAGCGGTGCAGACATCATGGCCGGCGGTCTGGGCGACGATATCTTCGTTTTCACTCACGCCCTTGATTCTCTTCTGGACGCGCGGGATAGTATTTTAGACTTTACCGTAGGAAGTGATCTGCTTGATTTTTCTCAATTTGACGCAAACCCGGAAACAACTGACATGGACCATTTTACGTTCATAGAGCAAGAAATGTTCGACACAGGCGTGTCTGGCCAATTGCGCTTTGAATATGACTCATCCAGAGATGTCGGCATCCTGTATGGGTCGATCAGTACAGGTGGTAATGCGGATTTTGCTATTGAACTTAATGGGATATCGATATTGAACTCCGGTTGTTTTATCGTGTAA
- a CDS encoding hypothetical protein (Evidence 5 : No homology to any previously reported sequences) produces the protein MVPLYLLLIHDKCVRWALSPFQKIYFDLEELEELFDENIDVLRRARPEKLMEHGSLTKETAAKLKIVVHMEENYRGVKGRLETTQKLNAYYKLYIYVFTKLARAPEEEWRKVKQEGKPVTRTSIQQMAMNILEKSPEMKAKLLELGVKGSPNPPRGMEDFFRHAMPDEMVDWRGGKPTLGYLIEKYTKRDVDAQEEDEADNERNETTHPAGIRRPA, from the coding sequence ATGGTGCCGCTTTACCTGCTCCTCATTCATGACAAGTGCGTCCGCTGGGCGTTGAGTCCGTTCCAGAAAATTTACTTCGACCTGGAAGAACTGGAGGAGCTTTTCGACGAGAACATTGATGTCCTCCGTCGCGCGCGGCCTGAAAAACTCATGGAGCACGGATCGTTGACCAAGGAAACCGCCGCGAAGCTGAAAATCGTGGTGCATATGGAGGAAAATTACCGGGGAGTCAAAGGACGGCTTGAGACAACGCAGAAGCTCAATGCCTATTACAAACTGTATATCTACGTGTTTACCAAGCTTGCCCGGGCACCCGAAGAAGAGTGGAGAAAGGTGAAACAAGAGGGGAAACCGGTCACCCGTACGAGCATCCAGCAAATGGCCATGAACATATTGGAGAAAAGTCCGGAGATGAAGGCGAAACTCCTTGAGCTGGGCGTCAAGGGGAGCCCCAATCCGCCAAGGGGTATGGAGGATTTCTTCCGGCATGCGATGCCTGATGAAATGGTGGATTGGCGAGGAGGGAAACCGACATTGGGCTATTTGATAGAGAAGTACACCAAGCGAGATGTTGACGCACAAGAAGAAGACGAAGCCGACAATGAGCGTAATGAAACAACGCATCCGGCGGGCATACGACGCCCTGCGTGA
- a CDS encoding hypothetical protein (Evidence 5 : No homology to any previously reported sequences) produces the protein MYDLRQKAVSDKEKWIALKHPI, from the coding sequence TTGTATGACTTGCGTCAGAAAGCGGTCAGTGACAAAGAAAAATGGATCGCGCTGAAGCATCCTATCTGA
- a CDS encoding hypothetical protein (Evidence 5 : No homology to any previously reported sequences): MFYILLNFRLIFTYRIDVIPTAPKLPIAIFKLQVTKLLIQHRAANQVAELRPKLAAAIEAARGTMQYASIRCLRRNSAWNAA; encoded by the coding sequence GTGTTTTATATACTCTTGAATTTTCGTCTTATTTTTACCTACCGTATCGACGTAATACCCACGGCACCAAAACTCCCTATTGCGATATTTAAACTTCAGGTCACCAAATTGCTCATACAGCACAGAGCCGCCAATCAAGTGGCGGAATTGCGCCCTAAGCTCGCAGCGGCAATAGAGGCGGCGAGAGGGACTATGCAATATGCGAGCATTCGCTGCTTGAGAAGGAACAGCGCCTGGAACGCAGCGTAA